In Candidatus Cloacimonadaceae bacterium, the DNA window TGAGCAGGAGCTCCGGCTACGTCAAGCACTGAGAGTGCCAGATTCTCGTCCATATCATCCGGCAGCTTGGCATAGATGCCGCTGGAGAAAAGAATCGCCTTGCCGGAGATCTCGACTTGATCCTTGTCCAAAAGGACGCGCTTGACGGAATCGATCTTGAGGGGAGTGAGTGAAAGGGAAACGAGGCTGGCGATCTTGTCGCCGATCTTGATCTCGTCTTTCATTTCAAATTTGTCACCGATGGCGGCTACTTTTCCGATCAGCATTCCGCCCGAGCCGGTGTCCTCGTTTTTGTGTTTACCGGTGCGGTTGGTGAGGTCGATAGCATGTTCTGCAAAAGCATTTTCAATGTCTTCGTGCCCTTGTCCGATCAGCTTGTTTTTGATCTGATGAAAGGAAGCGGAATCCACATTCAGACGGATTACGTCGATCAATAGTTCGTTGTCCCAAATCTCGGACATATCATTATTTAATACACGCGCGGGCTGCGGCAGCACGCCTTGGGGTTCGATCACGCGGTGCGTTCCGTAACGGCATCCTCCAGTTTTCATGCGAAAACCTCCATGTTCTTTATTTTTATTGCATTTATAGTGATAGTTACACAGCTTTCCAC includes these proteins:
- a CDS encoding L-erythro-3,5-diaminohexanoate dehydrogenase, which produces MKTGGCRYGTHRVIEPQGVLPQPARVLNNDMSEIWDNELLIDVIRLNVDSASFHQIKNKLIGQGHEDIENAFAEHAIDLTNRTGKHKNEDTGSGGMLIGKVAAIGDKFEMKDEIKIGDKIASLVSLSLTPLKIDSVKRVLLDKDQVEISGKAILFSSGIYAKLPDDMDENLALSVLDVAGAPAQVERLVRPGDTVVIIGANGKSGILCNAVARERAGVAGKVIGVVRNESYIPTCLETGCHEVIIASATDAITIQHEVSKRTNGRMADVVINVVNIEDTELPTIMACKDRGIVYYFSMATSFTKAALGAEGIGADVDMILGNGYAHHHAAVSIDLLRRNPVLMRLFKERYTD